A genome region from Halorussus pelagicus includes the following:
- a CDS encoding FecCD family ABC transporter permease, which yields MTSERSDDSATESRLGRWVEWFDGSLFTLCLGSLLVVVLGGLAQVSFGAFSMTIVEAWQAVFNPDVLFDPRVWETFLLGGQLNTDALLNPLAWDSLIVSAELPEMSKQSLIVWNIRLPRVLVGALVGMNLAVSGAIFQAVTRNELASPFILGVSSGAGLAILLTLVVFSGLSAFLPLIASLGGAAAFLVVYAIAWKNGTSPVRLVLAGVIVGTVFGSLQTALFFFADDIGVVQSAIAWTTGSLTGTDWEQVRMALPWSTVAVVLAVVTSRQLNVLLLGENTASSLGMNVEKVRFALSGVAVLAASASIAVAGIVGFVGLIVPHMVRTIVGSDYKKLVIGCIFAGPALMVVADVGARLALSPVQIPVGIVTGLVGGPYFLYLMRKQDTMGEI from the coding sequence ATGACGAGCGAACGCTCCGACGACTCGGCTACGGAGTCGCGCCTCGGTCGCTGGGTCGAGTGGTTCGACGGGTCGCTGTTCACACTCTGTCTCGGCAGTCTGCTCGTGGTCGTCCTCGGGGGTCTCGCGCAGGTGAGTTTCGGCGCGTTCTCGATGACGATAGTCGAGGCGTGGCAGGCCGTGTTCAATCCGGACGTGCTGTTCGACCCGCGAGTCTGGGAGACGTTCCTGCTCGGCGGGCAGTTGAACACTGACGCCCTGCTGAATCCGCTGGCGTGGGACTCGCTCATCGTCAGCGCAGAGCTTCCCGAGATGAGCAAACAGAGTCTCATCGTCTGGAACATCCGACTCCCTCGCGTCCTCGTCGGCGCGCTCGTGGGGATGAATCTCGCCGTCTCGGGAGCTATCTTTCAGGCGGTCACGCGCAACGAACTCGCCAGTCCGTTTATTCTCGGGGTCTCCTCGGGCGCGGGACTGGCGATTCTCCTCACGCTGGTCGTCTTCTCGGGGTTGTCGGCGTTCCTGCCGCTCATCGCCTCTCTCGGCGGTGCGGCCGCGTTCCTCGTCGTCTACGCAATCGCGTGGAAGAACGGAACTAGTCCCGTGCGACTCGTCCTCGCAGGGGTCATCGTCGGCACGGTGTTCGGGAGCCTCCAGACGGCGCTGTTCTTCTTCGCCGACGACATCGGCGTCGTCCAGAGCGCCATCGCGTGGACCACGGGGTCGCTGACCGGCACCGACTGGGAGCAGGTCCGGATGGCCCTGCCGTGGAGTACCGTCGCCGTGGTGCTGGCGGTCGTCACCTCGCGCCAGTTGAACGTCCTGCTGTTGGGGGAGAACACGGCGAGCTCGCTCGGGATGAACGTCGAGAAGGTCCGGTTCGCACTCTCGGGCGTTGCGGTTCTGGCGGCCTCGGCGAGCATCGCCGTCGCTGGCATCGTGGGCTTTGTCGGTCTCATCGTCCCGCACATGGTCCGGACAATCGTCGGAAGCGACTACAAGAAACTCGTCATCGGCTGTATTTTCGCTGGCCCGGCGCTGATGGTGGTCGCCGATGTCGGCGCACGACTTGCGCTGAGTCCCGTCCAAATTCCGGTGGGTATCGTCACCGGTCTCGTCGGCGGGCCGTACTTCCTCTACCTGATGCGCAAACAGGACACGATGGGCGAAATCTGA
- a CDS encoding translation initiation factor eIF-1A — protein MSENTGRRNLRMPDDDELFGVVTEHNGGNHVRVQCEDGKNRMGRIPGRMKYRTWIEQGDTVLVEPWDWQDEKANVEWRYTQQDADQLRAEGHID, from the coding sequence ATGAGTGAAAACACAGGGCGTCGGAATCTTCGAATGCCCGATGACGACGAACTCTTCGGGGTCGTAACCGAACACAACGGCGGCAACCACGTGCGCGTCCAGTGCGAAGACGGCAAAAACCGGATGGGCCGGATTCCCGGACGGATGAAGTACCGAACGTGGATCGAGCAAGGCGACACCGTTCTCGTCGAACCGTGGGACTGGCAGGACGAGAAAGCCAACGTCGAATGGCGCTACACCCAGCAGGACGCCGACCAGCTCCGAGCCGAAGGCCACATCGACTAA
- a CDS encoding UvrD-helicase domain-containing protein → MTWEEIQQDLDDDGQGVLARLLPNVFAHRIFGDPEERRRRHERRREEAREAYENEVEPALDRCDDLEDALSPAVADGESLPADVPAKGKQIGSARERLANFRSAVDKEYLTESELTAVSRAEESLSEYEVFIPAKRRYDERIALVTRTVETLETALEPFVNYDRYMTTTVEETLRAQRNELREDLRSLRSDVNLSVLSDADTDQLERVEAFSGSVSSLLDGYNDEFVNRRIDDCEDLFTDIDDAGHDLNRDQCEAVVRNDTYNQVVAAAGTGKTFALTYRIAYLVTECGVAPDRIAALTYTTEAAKEMEDRLEAQFGIADVTVRTIHSFAYRIAREAADGDPRPPQSGDVYNLIDDVIRKETSSGETKFAHHYVQFLYHYKDEYLDRTDFESKADYVAERAEQTYETLAGETVASRAEKVVADFLFAHGVAYQYESIAEWADTAEDKGAYRPDFYLPEYDLYIEHWGIDEDGEVAPWFSWTTEEYLGKLRWARGEFDKNDEYELIDTYDFEHQRDPDHLRAVLKHRLARRGVELDRMAFEDLVDSTFEYHEKERDIKESFKEFVENAKTFDVGPDEIADRLNPERPRQYHFGRCAAIVLRRYDDYLARNDLVDFNDMIYDAIAAIEDAPDEYRGRYDHVLVDEFQDVAMSQIRLVNRLTGPDAAKLFCVGDDWQSIYSFQGSEVEYFIDFEEHFGPAAETYLTENYRCPATVLEAGNDLIRNNDDQIEKTVSAESGRDTTPKLHTLEGFTDGAYARRVGEYAADLVEQCVESGSDPGDVMVLCRYDGGAPYLDELKKELETREIPYDGKEDHYRPRGFAGEHSDDFDPEVGVSAFSVHQSKGREAEHVILLHAAEGVFGFPAEDRDDELVAPVREVATNTLAEERRLFYVAITRTEGNLHVLTKQNAVSPFAEEIRDYVDEVRSVAAPGEVGGRTTLTAAVNTLFEDTHSTQRQAGVLRDETGTVRFVSWESDDPPEVEEGVWYRFEDVTVNEYNDDTQIVVSGDATTVELYREETDAATR, encoded by the coding sequence ATGACGTGGGAAGAAATTCAGCAGGACCTCGACGACGACGGGCAGGGTGTTCTCGCTCGACTGCTCCCGAACGTCTTCGCCCACCGCATCTTCGGCGACCCCGAGGAGCGACGGCGGAGACACGAGCGGCGACGTGAAGAGGCCCGAGAGGCGTACGAAAACGAGGTCGAACCGGCGCTCGACCGCTGTGACGACCTCGAAGACGCGCTTTCGCCCGCTGTAGCCGACGGCGAATCGCTTCCGGCAGACGTACCGGCGAAGGGAAAGCAGATAGGGTCCGCACGCGAGAGACTCGCCAATTTCCGCTCGGCCGTAGACAAGGAGTACCTTACCGAGTCCGAGCTTACAGCCGTCTCTCGGGCCGAGGAGTCGCTGTCCGAGTACGAGGTGTTCATCCCAGCGAAACGGCGCTACGACGAGCGAATCGCGTTGGTAACGCGGACCGTCGAGACGCTGGAGACGGCTCTCGAACCGTTCGTAAACTACGACCGCTACATGACTACTACGGTCGAAGAAACGCTCCGAGCGCAGCGCAACGAACTCCGCGAGGACCTCCGGTCGTTACGGTCGGACGTGAACCTCTCGGTGCTTTCGGACGCAGACACCGATCAGTTGGAGCGGGTTGAGGCGTTCTCCGGGTCGGTCTCGTCGTTGCTGGACGGCTACAACGACGAGTTCGTGAATCGTCGAATCGACGACTGCGAGGACTTGTTCACCGACATCGACGACGCTGGCCACGACCTCAACCGCGACCAGTGCGAGGCGGTCGTACGCAACGACACGTACAATCAGGTCGTCGCGGCCGCCGGAACCGGCAAGACGTTCGCGTTGACGTATCGAATCGCCTACCTCGTCACCGAGTGCGGCGTCGCGCCCGACCGAATCGCTGCGCTCACGTACACTACCGAGGCCGCCAAGGAGATGGAGGACCGACTCGAAGCGCAGTTCGGTATCGCCGACGTGACCGTCCGGACCATCCACTCGTTCGCGTACCGAATCGCGCGCGAGGCCGCCGACGGCGACCCCCGGCCGCCGCAGTCCGGCGACGTGTACAACCTCATCGACGACGTGATTCGAAAGGAGACTTCGAGCGGCGAAACCAAGTTCGCCCACCACTACGTCCAGTTTCTCTACCACTACAAGGACGAGTATCTCGACCGAACCGACTTCGAGTCGAAGGCCGACTACGTGGCCGAGCGCGCCGAGCAGACCTACGAGACGTTGGCGGGCGAGACGGTCGCCTCGCGCGCCGAGAAGGTCGTCGCCGACTTCCTGTTCGCTCACGGCGTCGCCTACCAGTACGAGTCCATCGCCGAGTGGGCCGATACCGCCGAGGACAAGGGGGCGTATCGCCCCGACTTCTATCTCCCCGAGTACGACCTCTACATCGAACACTGGGGCATCGACGAGGATGGCGAAGTCGCGCCGTGGTTCTCGTGGACGACCGAGGAGTATCTCGGGAAACTCCGGTGGGCGCGTGGGGAGTTCGACAAAAACGACGAGTACGAACTGATAGACACGTACGACTTCGAGCACCAACGCGACCCCGACCATCTCCGGGCGGTGTTGAAACATCGCCTCGCGCGTCGCGGCGTCGAACTCGACCGGATGGCGTTCGAAGACCTCGTGGACTCGACGTTCGAGTATCACGAGAAGGAGCGTGACATCAAGGAGTCGTTCAAGGAGTTCGTGGAAAACGCCAAAACGTTCGACGTGGGTCCGGACGAGATAGCCGACCGACTCAACCCCGAGCGCCCGCGCCAGTACCACTTCGGACGGTGCGCCGCAATCGTCCTCCGGCGGTACGACGACTATCTCGCTCGCAACGACCTCGTGGATTTCAACGACATGATCTACGACGCCATCGCGGCCATCGAGGACGCGCCCGACGAGTACCGAGGTCGGTACGACCACGTCCTCGTGGACGAGTTTCAGGACGTTGCGATGAGCCAGATACGCCTCGTCAACCGTCTCACCGGGCCGGACGCCGCGAAGCTGTTTTGCGTCGGCGACGACTGGCAGAGCATCTACTCCTTTCAGGGGTCGGAAGTCGAGTATTTCATCGACTTCGAGGAACACTTCGGCCCGGCGGCCGAGACCTATCTCACCGAGAACTATCGGTGTCCGGCGACGGTCCTCGAAGCCGGAAACGACCTCATCCGGAACAACGACGACCAGATAGAGAAGACGGTGTCAGCCGAGAGCGGCCGGGATACGACCCCAAAACTCCACACGCTCGAAGGGTTCACCGACGGTGCGTACGCGCGTCGAGTCGGCGAGTACGCCGCCGACCTCGTGGAGCAGTGCGTCGAGTCGGGGAGCGACCCCGGCGACGTGATGGTACTGTGTCGCTACGACGGCGGCGCGCCCTACCTCGACGAACTCAAGAAGGAACTCGAAACGCGCGAGATTCCCTACGACGGCAAAGAGGACCACTACCGACCGCGCGGATTCGCTGGCGAGCACAGCGACGACTTCGACCCGGAGGTCGGCGTCTCCGCGTTCTCCGTCCACCAGTCGAAGGGCCGCGAGGCCGAACACGTCATCCTCCTCCACGCCGCCGAGGGCGTCTTCGGCTTCCCGGCGGAGGACCGCGACGACGAACTCGTCGCGCCGGTCCGCGAGGTGGCGACCAACACGCTGGCCGAGGAGCGCCGCCTGTTCTACGTCGCCATCACTCGGACTGAGGGCAACCTCCACGTTCTCACGAAGCAGAACGCCGTCTCCCCGTTCGCCGAGGAAATACGCGACTACGTCGATGAAGTCCGCTCGGTCGCGGCACCCGGCGAGGTCGGCGGCCGGACGACGCTCACGGCGGCCGTGAACACGCTCTTCGAGGATACCCACTCCACGCAGCGACAGGCGGGCGTCCTGCGCGACGAGACCGGGACGGTCCGGTTCGTCTCGTGGGAGAGCGACGACCCGCCGGAGGTCGAGGAGGGCGTCTGGTACCGCTTCGAGGACGTGACGGTCAACGAGTACAACGACGACACCCAGATAGTCGTCTCGGGGGACGCGACCACGGTCGAACTGTACCGTGAGGAAACCGACGCGGCGACCCGGTAG
- a CDS encoding 5-formyltetrahydrofolate cyclo-ligase: MSKQNLRERIWDHLEAEGIARFPFPPHDRIPNFSGASDAADRLAETEEWREADAIKANPDAPQLPVRRRALREGKTVYMAVPRLRDEKPFYELDPAEIPPEEYDSAPTISHVESYARQVAPEDVAGIDLVVSGSVAVTATGARVGKGEGYSDLEYAVLRELGLVNGETPVATTVHDSQVVDDEVAVETHDVPLDFVVTPTETIRTETDSAKPSGVFWDALSDERVEEIPVLKARRP; encoded by the coding sequence ATGTCCAAACAGAACCTCCGCGAGCGAATCTGGGACCACCTCGAAGCCGAAGGCATCGCCCGATTCCCCTTCCCGCCCCACGACCGCATCCCGAACTTCTCCGGGGCGAGCGACGCCGCCGACCGACTCGCCGAGACGGAGGAATGGCGCGAGGCCGACGCCATCAAGGCCAACCCCGACGCGCCCCAACTGCCCGTCCGACGGCGCGCGCTCCGCGAGGGCAAGACCGTCTACATGGCGGTGCCGCGCCTCCGAGACGAGAAGCCGTTCTACGAACTCGACCCCGCGGAGATTCCGCCCGAGGAGTACGACAGCGCGCCGACTATCTCGCACGTCGAATCGTACGCTCGGCAGGTCGCGCCCGAGGACGTTGCAGGCATCGACCTCGTGGTGTCGGGGAGCGTCGCGGTCACCGCGACGGGCGCGCGAGTGGGGAAAGGTGAGGGGTACAGCGACCTCGAATACGCCGTCCTCCGAGAGTTGGGACTCGTAAACGGCGAGACGCCTGTCGCAACCACGGTTCACGACTCGCAGGTCGTGGACGACGAGGTAGCGGTCGAGACCCACGACGTGCCGCTGGACTTCGTGGTGACGCCGACGGAGACGATTCGGACCGAGACCGACTCGGCCAAACCGAGTGGCGTGTTCTGGGACGCACTGTCCGACGAGCGCGTCGAAGAAATTCCGGTGCTGAAAGCGCGACGACCGTAG
- a CDS encoding ABC transporter permease has protein sequence MSSETDEATGGPTIAPGETGGGERGFGTDVWVNFKRWNLKAVRNPFVLTASLIQPIVFLVLFTQVFGQVATGAISRGGTSITYESFLLPAIVIQVSLVAAATSGIGLVNDIEEGMFEKVLVSPMNRAAVFLGKTLAEMLRITVQILIILGLGVLLGANVVTGVAGALAIVAIGIVFAGWFTAFSNVVALVTRDQESTIIGANILQFPLLFVSSAFLPVELLPDWIQVISDFNPVTYGVDAARALVIDGWVWETILPNVAVLVGLDLVLGAFAVYMLNRASSSEVQ, from the coding sequence ATGAGTAGCGAGACCGACGAGGCGACGGGCGGGCCGACCATCGCGCCCGGCGAGACGGGCGGCGGAGAGCGAGGGTTCGGGACCGACGTGTGGGTCAACTTCAAGCGGTGGAACCTGAAGGCGGTTCGCAACCCGTTCGTGCTGACCGCCTCGCTGATTCAACCAATCGTCTTCCTCGTCCTCTTCACGCAGGTCTTCGGGCAGGTCGCCACCGGAGCCATCAGCCGCGGCGGGACGAGTATCACCTACGAGAGCTTTCTCCTCCCGGCCATCGTGATTCAGGTGTCGCTGGTCGCGGCCGCAACATCCGGCATCGGTCTCGTCAACGACATCGAGGAAGGGATGTTCGAGAAAGTGCTGGTGAGTCCGATGAACCGCGCGGCGGTGTTCCTCGGCAAGACCTTGGCGGAGATGCTCCGCATCACGGTCCAGATTCTCATCATTCTCGGGTTGGGCGTCCTCCTCGGCGCGAATGTCGTTACCGGCGTCGCGGGCGCGCTCGCCATCGTCGCCATCGGTATCGTGTTCGCCGGGTGGTTCACCGCGTTCTCGAACGTCGTCGCGTTGGTTACCCGCGACCAAGAGTCAACCATCATCGGCGCGAACATCCTCCAGTTCCCGCTGTTGTTCGTCTCGTCGGCGTTCCTCCCCGTCGAACTCCTCCCCGACTGGATTCAGGTCATCAGCGATTTCAACCCCGTGACCTACGGCGTGGACGCGGCCCGCGCGCTCGTCATCGACGGGTGGGTCTGGGAGACGATTCTGCCGAACGTCGCCGTGCTGGTCGGTCTCGACTTGGTTCTGGGCGCGTTCGCCGTGTACATGCTCAACCGGGCGTCGAGTTCCGAAGTCCAGTAG
- a CDS encoding ABC transporter ATP-binding protein: MDTDAATESRNAIAADNASLTYSDGTEAVKSVDLTVPEGEFFGFLGPNGAGKTTTIKMLATLLKPTGGEIRVNGFDVREQAQSVRESIGYMAQETNIDPELTARENVRFACEAYGVPRSERGERIEELLELADLADVADKRADDFSGGMKKRLDAATALVHQPPLVFLDEPTTGLDPKARNRLWKYFQRINEQGTTIFLTTQYLEEADQLCDRIAVILDGEIVATGSPAELKRRVGGELLDIEIDGGEAARERAAEVARSSGVFDSASVEVTDDGLTVTARNARTNGTDLLVALRDEGLTVTGFNVRAPTLDDVFLAITGEELEEAPDDSAVDAEVMR; this comes from the coding sequence ATGGATACGGACGCAGCCACCGAATCGAGGAACGCGATAGCCGCAGACAACGCTTCACTGACCTACAGCGACGGGACCGAGGCCGTGAAGTCGGTGGACCTCACGGTGCCCGAAGGCGAGTTCTTCGGCTTCCTCGGGCCGAACGGCGCGGGGAAGACGACAACCATCAAGATGCTGGCGACGCTGTTGAAACCGACCGGCGGCGAAATCCGGGTCAACGGGTTCGACGTGCGCGAGCAGGCCCAATCGGTTCGGGAATCCATCGGCTACATGGCCCAAGAGACCAACATCGACCCGGAACTCACCGCGCGCGAGAACGTCCGGTTCGCGTGCGAGGCCTACGGCGTCCCTCGGAGCGAGCGAGGAGAGCGCATCGAGGAGTTGCTCGAACTCGCCGACCTCGCGGACGTGGCCGACAAGCGCGCCGACGACTTCTCGGGCGGAATGAAAAAGCGCCTCGACGCCGCGACCGCGCTGGTCCACCAGCCACCGCTGGTCTTTCTGGACGAACCGACCACCGGACTCGACCCGAAGGCCAGAAACCGACTCTGGAAATATTTCCAGCGTATCAACGAGCAGGGGACGACCATATTTCTGACCACCCAGTACCTCGAAGAGGCCGACCAGCTCTGCGACCGCATCGCGGTTATCCTCGACGGCGAAATCGTCGCCACCGGGTCGCCCGCCGAACTGAAACGCCGGGTCGGCGGCGAACTCCTCGACATCGAAATCGACGGGGGCGAGGCCGCGCGCGAGCGCGCCGCGGAAGTCGCGCGCTCGTCGGGCGTCTTCGACTCGGCCAGCGTCGAAGTGACCGACGACGGCCTGACCGTCACCGCGCGCAACGCCCGGACTAACGGGACGGACCTCCTCGTGGCGCTCCGCGACGAAGGGCTGACCGTCACCGGATTCAACGTGCGCGCGCCGACGCTGGACGACGTGTTCCTCGCCATCACGGGCGAGGAGTTGGAGGAAGCGCCGGACGACTCCGCGGTGGACGCGGAGGTGATGCGATGA
- a CDS encoding Gfo/Idh/MocA family protein, whose protein sequence is MNFGVVSTANIGRAAVVPAILDTDHDLLAVASREEDSAAAFADEFGIPRAYDSYDALLADDELDAVYNPLPNALHAEWTKKAADAGLHVLCEKPLAVDARQAREVGDYCAERGVTLMEAFMYRYHPRTERAVAVVREELGDVRSVNATFQFPMDDPENVRLDPDLAGGSLMDVGCYAVSAARLFLGDPERAYATTHDEGDYGVDTKLAGVLEYEDGRTAEVSCGFETADAQYYRVEAEDGWLEAREAFVPRGDEGVEIEYEVDGRHAVETFEPTDQYRLEVERFAECVESGDSPRTDADEAVENMAVIDALYESAERGESVPVERR, encoded by the coding sequence ATGAACTTCGGCGTCGTCAGCACCGCCAACATCGGACGCGCGGCAGTCGTCCCCGCAATTTTGGACACCGACCACGACCTGCTCGCTGTCGCCTCCCGCGAGGAGGACTCGGCCGCGGCGTTCGCCGACGAGTTCGGCATTCCGCGGGCCTACGACTCCTACGACGCCCTGCTCGCGGACGACGAGTTAGACGCGGTGTACAACCCGCTCCCGAACGCGCTCCACGCTGAGTGGACGAAGAAGGCCGCCGACGCGGGCCTGCACGTCCTCTGTGAGAAACCGCTCGCTGTCGATGCGCGGCAGGCCCGCGAAGTCGGGGACTACTGCGCCGAGCGCGGCGTCACCCTGATGGAGGCGTTCATGTACCGCTATCACCCCAGAACCGAGCGCGCCGTGGCGGTCGTCCGCGAGGAGTTGGGCGACGTTCGGTCGGTGAACGCCACCTTCCAGTTCCCGATGGACGACCCCGAGAACGTCCGCCTCGACCCGGACCTCGCGGGTGGAAGCCTGATGGACGTGGGGTGTTACGCGGTCAGCGCGGCGCGTCTCTTCCTCGGAGACCCCGAGCGCGCGTACGCGACGACCCACGACGAGGGCGACTACGGCGTGGACACGAAACTTGCGGGCGTCTTGGAGTACGAGGACGGCCGAACCGCTGAGGTCTCCTGCGGATTCGAGACCGCCGACGCCCAGTATTACCGCGTCGAGGCCGAGGACGGCTGGCTCGAAGCGCGCGAGGCGTTCGTCCCGCGAGGAGACGAGGGCGTCGAAATCGAGTACGAGGTTGACGGCCGTCACGCCGTCGAGACGTTCGAGCCGACCGACCAGTACCGACTGGAAGTCGAACGCTTCGCGGAGTGTGTCGAGTCGGGCGACTCCCCGCGCACCGACGCCGACGAAGCAGTCGAGAACATGGCGGTCATCGACGCGCTGTACGAGAGCGCCGAACGCGGCGAGTCAGTCCCAGTGGAACGTCGCTGA
- a CDS encoding molybdopterin-dependent oxidoreductase — protein sequence MNISRAETATAMSAGVCGVAGSFAVAGRTPEFVVAPVSALVVDLTPGVVTTTAIRELGDWGQRLAFGVAVALAVGLLAGVALGAIRIGKRSEVPYTAVVAGGLASWLLAVAATGAPEQSLAVAGPVAAALAVGERGWAVGRDVWASRVSTSRRKAIAALGAVAGFAGLSVYRGAGTTGVESGPISDVTSEATQREADDLLARAADQSLGVSGLSGLVTPTESFYEVDVNNVNPNPSDDKWDLSVTGEVGREVTVGFEELTEMTVENRVITLRCVGESLNGRKIDTAVWTGVPVSDLLDEADSGGSENCCVLVRAVDGYYQEFPLGALEDAFLAFGMNGRRLPRGHGYPVRLLVPGHWGEINVKWVTEIEILDEEQEGYWEKRGWHGTGPVNTVAKLHAVNRLDSSLAGSQGDSPGERVEVAGHAYAGTRGIRKVEVSTDDGETWTETELSDPLPGEDVWRQWRYEWTASPGEHEVVVRAIDGEGTVQPEEFAQPYPSGATGWVSRTVAV from the coding sequence AGTTCGTCGTCGCCCCGGTGTCCGCGCTCGTCGTGGACCTCACGCCGGGTGTCGTGACGACAACCGCGATTCGGGAGCTTGGCGACTGGGGTCAACGGCTCGCGTTCGGTGTCGCAGTCGCGCTCGCTGTCGGCCTGCTTGCCGGAGTCGCGCTCGGTGCGATTCGAATCGGGAAGCGCTCGGAGGTGCCGTACACCGCGGTCGTCGCCGGGGGTCTCGCCAGTTGGTTACTCGCAGTCGCGGCGACCGGCGCGCCCGAGCAGTCGCTGGCCGTCGCGGGACCGGTGGCCGCGGCGCTCGCCGTCGGCGAGCGCGGGTGGGCGGTCGGGCGCGACGTGTGGGCGTCTCGGGTCTCGACCTCGCGGCGGAAGGCGATAGCCGCGCTCGGGGCGGTCGCCGGGTTCGCGGGACTATCGGTCTACCGGGGCGCTGGCACCACGGGCGTCGAGTCCGGTCCTATCTCGGACGTGACGAGCGAGGCGACCCAGCGCGAGGCCGACGACCTGCTCGCCCGCGCCGCCGACCAGTCACTCGGCGTTTCCGGCCTGTCAGGGCTGGTGACCCCAACCGAGAGCTTCTACGAGGTGGACGTGAACAACGTGAATCCGAACCCGAGCGACGACAAGTGGGACCTCTCGGTGACGGGCGAGGTCGGCCGGGAGGTGACAGTCGGCTTTGAAGAACTGACCGAGATGACCGTCGAAAACCGAGTCATCACTCTGCGGTGCGTCGGCGAGTCGCTCAACGGGCGGAAGATAGACACCGCGGTGTGGACCGGCGTGCCGGTGAGCGACCTGCTCGACGAAGCAGATAGCGGTGGCTCCGAGAACTGCTGTGTGCTGGTCCGAGCGGTAGACGGGTACTATCAGGAGTTCCCGCTCGGCGCGCTCGAAGACGCCTTCCTCGCGTTCGGGATGAACGGTCGGCGACTCCCGCGCGGCCACGGCTACCCCGTCAGACTGCTCGTGCCGGGCCACTGGGGCGAAATCAACGTCAAGTGGGTCACGGAAATCGAGATACTGGACGAGGAACAGGAGGGCTACTGGGAGAAGCGCGGGTGGCACGGCACTGGCCCGGTGAATACGGTGGCGAAACTCCACGCCGTGAACCGCCTCGACAGTTCGCTCGCTGGCAGTCAAGGCGACTCGCCGGGAGAGCGCGTCGAGGTCGCTGGCCACGCCTATGCGGGCACGCGAGGGATTCGAAAAGTCGAGGTCTCGACCGACGACGGCGAGACGTGGACGGAGACCGAACTCTCGGACCCGCTTCCGGGCGAGGATGTGTGGCGACAGTGGCGCTACGAGTGGACGGCCTCGCCGGGCGAACACGAGGTCGTCGTCCGAGCAATCGACGGCGAAGGGACCGTGCAACCCGAGGAATTCGCTCAGCCCTATCCGAGCGGCGCGACAGGGTGGGTCTCCCGGACCGTCGCGGTGTGA